GGAATTTCCAAGGCTATCGCATTATGTGGTCTAGATACATCGTTTGTAGACGCTTTACCTGTAGCCTTTATGAAACCGCTCAGTGGATCCGGTGCACGCGGACTTATGGTCGATTTGATGAATGCCAAGGGGCCAATGGACTTCGCTGCCAGGGTTGCTTGTGTTATTCAGGGATCAACAGAAACTACTTTTTATGTCCTCGCAGTATATTTTGGTGCTGTGGGAATTAAGCGTACACGGCATGCATTACCATGCGCATTATTAGCGGAATTAGCGGGTGTAATCGCAGCAATAATTATCTCATACATATTTTTTAAATAGTATACAAAACTGACCGAGAAAGGTTCTGTATTTAGATTTGAACCGATTCTTTTACATATAATTATATACTGATGAAAAAAACAATTGCACTAATAGCCCACGACGGCAAAAAACCTGAAATGGTCGCATTTGTCAAAGACCACCAGGAATTATTGGAGCGCGCCAATATCATTGCCACAGGTACTACGGGCTCTTACGTCAGACAGACAGGCTTGCCTGTGGAATTGAAATTGAGTGGCCCCATGGGTGGTGATGCACAAATCGCAGCTTTAGCGGCCGAAAGAAAAGTTGATGGTATTATTTTCTTTCGCGATCCACTAGGAAAACACGCACATGAACCAGATATTCAAATGCTCATGCGTGTATGTGATCTTTATAATGTCCCTTTGGCAACAAACCCTGCAACAGGAAGCCTCATCATTGAAGGGCTATTAGAGGACGTTGAATCATAATTTTAATCGCTTATGGACAATGAAGTAATTGTTTCAATAGGGAAAACACCCTATACAACTACCGTACAATACGGCAAGCATCAAATAACGGTTGATGAACCTGAAGATGTAGGCGGTGAAGATCAGGGCATAAACCCTACTCCACTATTACTATCCTCTTTAGGGAGCTGCAAAGCCATCACAGTCAAAATGTATGCTGACCGCAAAAACTGGCCCCTGGAAGAAGTGCTGGTGCGTTTATCTTATGAGGTACAAACAAGTGAACAGCAACAAACGACCTATATACAATGCTTTATTAGCTTTAAAGGAGATTTAGATGAGGTTCAAAAGCAGCGTTTGTTTAAAATAGCTGAAAAGTGTCCTGTTCATAAAATATTATCAAATCCTATTGTAATAACTTCAAATCATTTATAATGTTTCTTGGGATAACGGATAACACTATTTATATTTGTCCGCGCAAAAAAGACCTTTAATTTCGATAGAATCGAATAGTAAAGGTTTACTTGTCCTGCAATATAGATATTTGTAATAAAAATAAAGCAAACGATGCAATTGGATCCGCAAATAGCAATAGACTCGCCTTTTAGATCGATCAAACGGGAAGATTGGAAAAATTTAAACGGGAAGGTATTGTACAATTTCAGTGTCGAAGACCTGGAAAATCTACATGCACTGAATGAACCTTTGACAAATCAGGAAATAGAAGAAGTCTACTTTCCCTTAAGTCATCTACTTGAGATTCATATTGATCGTTTCCAGAGCCTTCACCAGCGTACAAACCGGTTCTTTGGCAAAGAAGAGAGCAAACTGCCTTATATCATTGGTATAGCTGGGTCGGTCGCTGTCGGAAAAAGTACTACTGCCCGGGTTTTGCAGCGCGTCCTAAGTTTACTCCCATCCAAACCGAAGGTTGATTTGGTGACCACAGACGGTTTTCTATACCCCAACCAACAACTTATCGAACGCGGTATTCTAAACCGAAAAGGCTTTCCTGAAAGCTATGATGCCAAAAGATTGATTCATTTTCTTTCAGCAGTGAAATCAGGGGCTCCAAAAATTGCGGTACCAGTATACAGCCACTTGGTCTATGACGTCTTGCCAGACGAGCAGCAACAAGTGATTGAACAACCCGACATCCTAATTGTAGAAGGCATAAATGTATTACAAGTCAATTCCCAACGACCACGAAAGGGACATAGCGTATTCGTTTCCGACTTTTTTGATTATTCAATCTATGTACATGCCAGCGAGAAAAATCTTATTGAATGGTATACCAATCGATTTGAATCACTGCGTGCTACGGCATTTCAAAATCCGGCTTCATTTTTCCATAAATATGCAAATATGACAGCTGATGAAAGCCATACCATGGCTGTAAATATCTGGAACGAAATTAATAAGCCCAATCTACTTAAAAACATTTTGCCGACTAGATATCGCGCGGATCTCATTTTAGAAAAAGGAAGCCACCACTTTGTTAAAAATGTCAAAGTAAGAAAGATTTAACCCTGCATTCTTGTAAACTGGAGGATTTCATTTAATATGTTGCTCTGGACCTGTTGATGTATTTTGTTGCTGGACGAGATTGTACTAACCTCAACTTTATACTTGATATAGTCTTTAGTCATATCGGCGACCTTAATTGTAAAGCCCTGGGAATGGTCTAAATTTGGATTTTTCTGAAATAATGGACTTAAATACTGTTCCAATTCCGCCACTGAAAATGAGCGATCAATCGGTAATTCAAACTTTACAACAATTTTATTTGACTTTTGAGAAGTCTTATTGACCAACGTCGCTGTAAACACCAAATTATTGGGAATCATCACAGCATCATCATCTTCATCGCGCACAACCAGATTGGCCAATGTGATATCAACAATTTTCCCCTGATATTCACCTATTTTTATGCGATCTCCTACGGAAAATTGATCCGAAAACATAATAATTAAACCGGATATCATATTCGTGATATATTCTCTAAAAATTACCGCAATTGCCATTGCGACAATTGTCATGCTGGTGATAAAATCTTTTGGATTAATACCAACCGCTATCATTAGGCTAACTATAATAAAAAAAACATTACCTACTGTAGCTACACGTGTAATTCCGAGCACAAAATTACCCCGGACAACCTGCTGTTGATTTCGACTGTTGTATAGTTTTACAAGGATAAAATGACCGATTGAGATCAGGACACTAGCTGTTAGAAAAGTATTTAAGCCGTAAGCCATATTCCGGATGACCTCCCGCTGCATATAAAAGGTTTCAAATTGAACAAATGATGCCGTTAACGCAATCAGCAGTATAATTCGTACAATAAAAGAAATTGAAATTGGTTTTGTCATTTTTTACACAAGCTTAAGTTGTCTGTCTAGTCAAATTTTAATGTCCTCCCATTCGCTATGCACGATAGTTCATGTAAAACGGCCACAAACAGGCTTGCTAAACTAAACAATTTTACTTTACGTAAAAAGCATTATCAGGAAATAGCTATCTTTGCCTAAAGACATTACATGCTATTAAATGAAGGAATCGAACGTGCAAACTGAACTTAACGTAAGCGGAATGCATTGTGCAAATTGTGCTATTTCAATCCACAAATACCTAGAAAACAACGGCGCTAAGGATATCTACGTCGATTTCGCCTCAGATGAAGTGAAATTTTCGGAGATCCCCCTGGAACAAATACCTGTGCTAGTCAAAGGTATCGAGTCTTTGGGTTACAAAGTTATTTCGGGTAAGGATAAGAAGCCTAGCTTTTGGAAATCTATTGATTTTAAGTTCCTTTGCTGCCTCATCTTCACCATACCCCTGTGGAGCCACATGTTTATGGACTTACCCATTCTGCATGATCCGTATATCCAACTTGCGCTATGTGTCCCAGTTTATATTATTGGTTTTTCCTATTTTGGAATCAGCGCATTCCGTTCCATCTGGAACAAAATGCCCAATATGGATGTACTCATCTTTGTTGGATCTACAGCTGCGTTTAGCTATAGCCTCATTGGAACATATTATAATCTAGGACATGATTACCTGTTCTACGAAACATGCGCAACAATTATAACATTGGTATTTTTGGGTAATGTCCTCGAAAAAAGAGCCGTTACCAAAACCACATCAGCAATCAAAGAGTTGGTTAAATATCAAGATATACCTGCTATTAAAATTGAAGACGACCAAGAAGTAGAGATATTAGCCCGAGACATTAAATCAGGTGATATTTTAAAGGTAAATTCCGGAAATCAGATACCTGTTGATGGCGATATTTTGGAAGGACAGGCTTGGGTGGACGAATCTATGCTAACCGGAGAAAGTCTACCTATTGAAAAACTCAAATATGATGCTGTCATTGGTGGGACGTTACTAACTGAAGGAAATATCAGAATCGTGGCGACCAAAGTTGGGTCCAAAAGTGTACTGTATCAGATTATTCAATTAATTAAAGATGCGCAAAGTAAAAAGCCACCTATTCAAAAATTCGGTGATAAAGTAGCCGCTTATTTCGTCCCAATCGTCGTTACGATATCATTTTTCACTTTTTTTATTACTTACTTTATTGCACAATTACCGCTCCAACAATCCCTCATGAATGCGATAGCTACACTTGTTGTATCTTGCCCATGCGCCATGGGGTTAGCAACACCTACAGCTGTCATGGTTGGTCTAGGAAGAGCTGCAAAAAAAGGCATACTGATCAAAGGCGGAAGCACCATTGAGGAGATGTCCGATCTCAAACAGATGGTATTTGACAAAACGGGCACCTTAACAACTGGCGATTTTAATATCAAAGCGATTCAGACCTTTGGTATTGAACAATCGCAGGTCGAATCGATCATAGCACAATTGGAGAGTTATTCGAGTCATCCGATTGCCAAGTCGATCCGAAAACAACTCAAGGAGATAAAATCTTACCGCATTATCTTCAAGGAAGTCAATGAAATAAAAGGGAAAGGGATATTTGCTACAGACACAAATGGTAATAACTATTCCATTTGCAATGCAAAACTTGGTGAAAAGGATTACTCCAATCGCTATGATCTTGCCTTAACAATCAATGGCGTTGTAATTGCTGGCATTGTATTGGAAGATCAGATTAAGCCTTATGCAAAGGAACTCATCCAGTACCTCAAAGATAAAGGGATACGCCCTATTCTTTTGAGTGGGGATCGACAAAGTAAATGTGAACGCACAGCACAAAAGCTTGGTATTGCTGATGTATACTGGGATAAGTCGCCAGAAGAAAAACTAGAGATATTGTTCAAGCTCAAAAAGAATGGTCCTACCGCAATGGTTGGCGACGGTATCAATGACGCTCCGGCATTAGCTGCTGCCGATGTTGGCATCTCGCTCGGTGATTCGACACATATTGCTATTCAATCGGCAAAGGTGGTTTTATTAAACAATGATCTCAAATCCATTGAAAAGCTGCTAAAGATTGGTCACCATACCCTATTGACAATAAAACAAAATCTATTTTGGGCCTTCGCGTACAATATTGTGGCCATACCGCTTGCGGCTGTGGGCTTTCTCGGACCTATGCTTGCAGCCTTAAGCATGGCCTTTTCAGACTTAATTGTCATAGGCAATTCGATTCGGCTCCGTTTTAAAAAAATCAAATAAAAACGATACCCCATAAGTACCAAGACAATCCATAAAAGATTGTCTTTTTTGTGTATATTAGGGCTTAAATCATTCGCTTTTGAGGTTAAATTTTTGTAACTTCGCATGCGTAGCAAGCCAGTTTACAGGGCTTGCTTACTAGTTTTATTGAAACCAAATTCATATGGCTGAAGAAACAGAAAACGACAACAATCTTGTTCCGGCAAACGACCGGATTATCCCAATCAACATCGAGGATCAGATGAAGTCTGCCTACATTGACTATTCCATGTCTGTCATTGTATCAAGAGCACTTCCTGATGCCCGTGATGGCATGAAACCAGTACACAGACGTGTTCTTTATGGCATGCTGGACTTAGGGGTTACCAGTGGCAAGCCTTACAAAAAGTCTGCCCGTATCGTCGGTGACGTATTAGGTAAGTATCACCCACATGGTGATTCGTCCGTTTATGACACCATGGTTCGTATGGCTCAAGATTGGAGTTTACGCTACCCTTTGGTAGATGGTCAAGGTAACTACGGTTCCATTGATGGCGATCCACCTGCGGCGATGCGTTATACTGAGGCAAGATTAAAGAAAATTGCCGAGGAAATGCTATCCGATATCAACAAAGATACTGTTGATTTCCAAAATAACTTTGACGATTCCTTACAAGAACCAACAGTCCTTCCTACGCGTATTCCAAACCTCCTGGTAAATGGAGCTTCGGGTATTGCTGTAGGTATGGCTACAAATATGGCTCCACATAACCTATCTGAGGTTATCGATGGTACAATCGCTTTTATTGATAATCGTGATATTGAGGTTCCAGAATTGATGCAGCACATCAAAGGCCCAGACTTCCCTACAGGCGCATTGATCTACGGCTATGCCGGGGTTCAAGATGCTTGTAATACGGGACGTGGCCGTATTGTCATGCGTGCAAAAGCTGAAATAGAGGCAACCAAGTCTGGAAGAGAGCAGATTATTGTTACCGAAATTCCCTATCAGGTGAACAAGGCGAATATGATCGAGCGTACAGCCGAACTGGTTAATGAGAAGAAACTAGAAGGTATCTCTGCCATCCGTGATGAATCGGACCGTACGGGTATGCGTATTGTGTACGACATCAAACGTGATGCAAATGCAAATGTTGTTTTAAACAATTTGTTTAAATATACAGCGCTACAAACTTCATTTTCAGTAAACAACATTGCTTTAGTTAAAGGAAGGCCAATGCTGTTGAATCTGAAAGATATGATTCATGAGTTTGTGGAGCATAGACATGATGTAATCGTTAGACGTACACGCTATGAACTGGCAGAAGCTGAAAAACGTGCTCATATTCTAGAAGGGTATTTAATTGCTTTAGATCATTTGGATGAAGTCATCAAATTGATCCGTAACTCGGATACACCAGAAGATGCACGCGTTGGATTAATGGAGAAATTTGGCCTGTCCGACCTTCAGGCTCGCGCGATCCTCGATATGACCTTACGTCGTCTAACAGGACTGGAACGTGATAAGATTAAAGAGGAATATGCTGAATTGATGAAAACAATTGACTATTTGAAATCGATATTGGAAGACGAAGAGCTTCGTATGAAAATTATCAAAGACGAGTTGATTGAAATCAAGGAAAAATACGGCGACGAACGTAGATCTCAGATTGTACACTCTGCTGAAGATATGCGTATGGAAGATTTTATTGATGATGAAGAAATCGTTATCACAATCTCCCACAATAGTTACGTAAAACGTACTCCATTATCCGAGTACAAACGCCAAGGCCGCGGTGGTCGTGGATCAATTGGCACAAACACACGCGAAGAAGATTTTACCGAGCACATCATCACAGCCTCAGCACATAATTATATGCTGCTATTTACAGAGGCAGGTCGCTGTTTCTGGTTGCGTGCATTTGAGATTCCTGAAGGAAGCCGTACTTCTAGAGGTCGTGCCCTTCAAAATATCATCAATGTTCCAAAAGAAGAAAAAATCAAGGCCTTCATCCTGGTGAAGAACTTGAAAGACCAAGAATATTTGGAAAACAACTTCATTATTATGTGTACAAAAAAAGGTACGATTAAGAAGACGTCGTTGGAAGCCTATTCTCGTCCAAGAGCAAACGGTATCAATGCCATCAATATCAATGAAGGCGATCAATTAATTGAAGCTTGTTTGACTACTGGAAGTAGTGAAATTGTCATGGCTCTCCGTTCTGGTCGAGCAATTCGTTTCAATGAATCTACAGTTCGTCCAATGGGCAGAACGGCAACAGGTGTACGTGGTATCACCTTGGGAGCTGAAAGTGACGAAGTGATTGGCATGATTAGTGTGAATGATTCGGAAACTACCGTGTTGGTCGTTTCTGAAAAAGGATACGGAAAACGGACAGATATCGAGGATTATCGCGTAACGAATCGTGGTGGTAAAGGTGTGAAAACAATCAACGTTACAGATAAAACAGGCAAACTCGTTGCGATAAAAGGCGTTACAGACAACGAAGATTTAATGATCATCAACAAGTCTGGTATTGTTATCCGTATTGCTGTGGAAGAATTAAGAGTAATGGGACGTGCAACACAAGGTGTAAGACTCATTAATTTAAAAGATAACGACGAGATCGCTTCTATTACGAAAGTCGATCGTGAAGAAGAATCTGAAGAAGAGTCTGAACTGACCGAAGAGTCAACGGAAAATGGCGATTCGACTTCTGAAGAAAACACGGACTCAAACGAAGAATAAATAGTCTAATGAAAAACTTACTGATATCATTGTTAATATCTGCAAGTAGTTTAACTGTTGTTGCCCAATCCAATCTGAAAGAGGGCAGCAACAGTTTTGCTTTATATACCAAAACTGGCGAATTTAAAAATCTTGAAAATGCGCGAAAGTTTGCAGACGCTGCCTTCCAATCGAAGAAAGATTCGGCTTCCGTCAACAATAATCTTTTAAGAGCATTGGTATATAGCTCCTTGGCAGTTGCAGATTCAACAAGGAAGCAGCCATATAAAATGGATCCTATCGACGTATCCATCAAATCACTTAAGCTTCTGGATCAAAAAAAAGCACGTCGAAACTTTCCTGCAGAGATGGACTATATTCGTCAAAATCTTGCTGGAGCTATCTCCTATCAGGGAGCTTTGGCTTTAAAAGATGGTAAGTTTGACAAAGCGTATAAAGCTTACCTTCGAATAGATTCACTTGGCTTCAAAAATAATGATCTCAAATATAATCTGGCCGTACTCTCGGGCAAGAATAAAGATTATATGAATTCGATCAAATATTATGATGAACTCATTAAAAGTGAACATCCAAAACCTAATTACTTTCTTGAATTGGCACAGATTTATTCGCTCGGAGGTACTAAACAGGATGTCTTGAACGTTCTTGAAAAAGGACATGCTATATTTCCTGAAAATAAACAGATACTTTTTAGACTAATTGATGTGTATTCTGCCAATAATTCTTATGACGCTATCTTAAATGTCATTGCTGATGCCATTCGTTTAGAACCTGAAAATGTCAAACTGAACTATATTGCGGGCTATTCTTATGAAAACGCCAATGATATAAAACGAGCGAAAGAATATTATAATAATGTATTGCGGTTGGATCCGAATAATTATGAATCTAATCTTGCATTAGGATTAATCAATCTGGAAACTTTATTAAAGGAACCTTCCAACCAAGATATACAAGAGTTGACCATCGAGTATCTGTTGAAGGCAAATGAGATTAAGCCTTATGATGTCAATGCGCTTAAAGCTTTGGCTAAATATTATAAGCTTATTGATGACGCATCACAATTAGACAGAGTGAATTTATTATTGAATCAATTAACAGTTAAATAGATATGAATTTAAAATCTCTATTATTATTAGCAGCAATAGGTACTGTATCTACCTCAGTTTCTTTTGCGCAGACGGGTAATGTTAAAAAGGCTAAGTCAGCCCTAGCGAAATTCCAAGAATTGAAAGACGCTGGTACAGTTCAATTGGGTATCTCCAATTTGAAATCGGCGAAAGAAGCTATTGACGCAGCTGTTGTCAATGACAAAACAAAAGATAATGCTGAAGCATGGACGGTATACGCATTGGTGAATGCAAATCTATCAACAATAGATAAGTCATCTGAATTAGCGAAATTAGCTGAGGACGGAATTGCCAGAGCAAAACAGCTCGATACAGATGGTGCAAATAAAGCGAATATTACTGTTGCAGAACAAATTCTAGGACAATATAACTTCAATTTGGGTGCAGAAGCCTATCAAGCACAAAAATATGCTGAGTCTTACAGCTCCTTTACAAAAGCATTGACATACCTTCCTGGAGATACATTAGTTACTTATTACAGTGGCGTTGCAGCACTATCAAACAAAGATTATAAGAATGCTGTGGAACGTTATAAAGAACTAATTCCAAGAAAAGATTTCTCTTCGCATAAAACGATTATGGTCGATTTACCCAAATTGTACCTCTCTATGCAAGATACGACTTCAGCACTTGAATATGCAAAAAAAGCAGCTGAAGCTTATCCAGATGACAATGCAGCAATGACTCAAAACATCGAATTGAATTTGATTACAGGTCACGAAAAAGAAACAATTGATGCCATTACTGCACAATTAGCAAAAGATCCAAACAATAAAAGCTTAAATTATTACTTAGGTATTGCCCAATCTTCAGCGAAAAATGAGGATGCAGCAGTTGCAGCATACAAAAAGGCTTTGGAAATCGACCCTAACTTTTTTGAAGCAAATACAAATTTGGCGATCACGTTGATGAACAAAACACGTGAAAAATTAAATGTTGTTAATAATAACAGAAAATTGACGCAGGCACAATATGATGCAGAATTAAATAAGATTAAAGCAGAATTAAAGCCAGTGCTTCCGTACTTAGAGAAAGCAGTTTCTTTGCAGCCCAAAAATGTAGATGCTTTAACGAATTTAAAGAATTACTATATTTTTATGCAAGACGAAGCTAAAACTGCCGAAATCAATGCTAAGATCAAAGAAGTAGAATAAAAAAATAAACTTTCATAAAGAAGCCCGCATAACAAGATGCGGGCTTTTTTATGAAAGTCTTTTTTGTGTTAAGCTAAAATGGCAATCAACTCAATCTGAAATATCAACGTACATTCCCCTCCTTTTCGAGGTAACAATTCTTCCTTTCCATAAGCCAGCTTTGGTGGAAGACACACTTCCCAGATTGACCCAACGGGCATCATTGAAATCGCTTCTTGCCAACCGACTATGAGTTCATTGATATAAAACGTTTCGGGACGCTTCCGCTTATAGGAACTATCGAATACAGTTCCATCTAAAAGCTCACCTTTATAATGGCAGATAACCTTCGCTGACTTTTTGGGAATCTGCCCCGCCCCTTTTGTTAATACCTTATAGTGCAAACCCGATGCACATACAACAGCACCTTCCTGTTGTGCATACTTTTCCAAAAAGACCTTTCCAGCCTCCAAATTCTTTTCCGCAAGCGCTGCTAAACTTAACTTATTTTTCTTTCTCTGAACCAAAACTCAATTGATTAAAATTCAATATTGCTAATTATTTATGATATCCTCAAAATAACAGCTTTTTCTCCTTTTTACGAAAAAAGGCCGGGTTTTTGTTCAATACTGTACCTTTATCATAGTAGCTTTGCATCTAAGGTTTTCTCGAAACTAAAAGCCTTACTCACAGGACAGTTTTCCTTCGCTTTATGCGCTATTGTTTGAAACTCAGCTTCGGTAATCGTTGGGACCTTTCCTTTCAGCTCCAGTTCGGACCGTACAATTGAACCATTTTCGAAAACAATTGTCGACACTGTCGTTAATTCCTCGGGAACAAAACCAGACTCAGAAAGATAAGCGCTCAATTGCATGGTGAAACATCCAGCATGCGCTGCTGCCAATAATTCTTCGGGATTTGTCCCAATACCATTTTCAAAACGTGTCGAAAATGAATATTGCGTATGATCCAACGCTGTACTGTCTGTAGTCAGACTACCTTTTCCTTCT
The DNA window shown above is from Sphingobacterium thalpophilum and carries:
- a CDS encoding cation-translocating P-type ATPase, which codes for MKESNVQTELNVSGMHCANCAISIHKYLENNGAKDIYVDFASDEVKFSEIPLEQIPVLVKGIESLGYKVISGKDKKPSFWKSIDFKFLCCLIFTIPLWSHMFMDLPILHDPYIQLALCVPVYIIGFSYFGISAFRSIWNKMPNMDVLIFVGSTAAFSYSLIGTYYNLGHDYLFYETCATIITLVFLGNVLEKRAVTKTTSAIKELVKYQDIPAIKIEDDQEVEILARDIKSGDILKVNSGNQIPVDGDILEGQAWVDESMLTGESLPIEKLKYDAVIGGTLLTEGNIRIVATKVGSKSVLYQIIQLIKDAQSKKPPIQKFGDKVAAYFVPIVVTISFFTFFITYFIAQLPLQQSLMNAIATLVVSCPCAMGLATPTAVMVGLGRAAKKGILIKGGSTIEEMSDLKQMVFDKTGTLTTGDFNIKAIQTFGIEQSQVESIIAQLESYSSHPIAKSIRKQLKEIKSYRIIFKEVNEIKGKGIFATDTNGNNYSICNAKLGEKDYSNRYDLALTINGVVIAGIVLEDQIKPYAKELIQYLKDKGIRPILLSGDRQSKCERTAQKLGIADVYWDKSPEEKLEILFKLKKNGPTAMVGDGINDAPALAAADVGISLGDSTHIAIQSAKVVLLNNDLKSIEKLLKIGHHTLLTIKQNLFWAFAYNIVAIPLAAVGFLGPMLAALSMAFSDLIVIGNSIRLRFKKIK
- the gyrA gene encoding DNA gyrase subunit A, whose protein sequence is MAEETENDNNLVPANDRIIPINIEDQMKSAYIDYSMSVIVSRALPDARDGMKPVHRRVLYGMLDLGVTSGKPYKKSARIVGDVLGKYHPHGDSSVYDTMVRMAQDWSLRYPLVDGQGNYGSIDGDPPAAMRYTEARLKKIAEEMLSDINKDTVDFQNNFDDSLQEPTVLPTRIPNLLVNGASGIAVGMATNMAPHNLSEVIDGTIAFIDNRDIEVPELMQHIKGPDFPTGALIYGYAGVQDACNTGRGRIVMRAKAEIEATKSGREQIIVTEIPYQVNKANMIERTAELVNEKKLEGISAIRDESDRTGMRIVYDIKRDANANVVLNNLFKYTALQTSFSVNNIALVKGRPMLLNLKDMIHEFVEHRHDVIVRRTRYELAEAEKRAHILEGYLIALDHLDEVIKLIRNSDTPEDARVGLMEKFGLSDLQARAILDMTLRRLTGLERDKIKEEYAELMKTIDYLKSILEDEELRMKIIKDELIEIKEKYGDERRSQIVHSAEDMRMEDFIDDEEIVITISHNSYVKRTPLSEYKRQGRGGRGSIGTNTREEDFTEHIITASAHNYMLLFTEAGRCFWLRAFEIPEGSRTSRGRALQNIINVPKEEKIKAFILVKNLKDQEYLENNFIIMCTKKGTIKKTSLEAYSRPRANGINAININEGDQLIEACLTTGSSEIVMALRSGRAIRFNESTVRPMGRTATGVRGITLGAESDEVIGMISVNDSETTVLVVSEKGYGKRTDIEDYRVTNRGGKGVKTINVTDKTGKLVAIKGVTDNEDLMIINKSGIVIRIAVEELRVMGRATQGVRLINLKDNDEIASITKVDREEESEEESELTEESTENGDSTSEENTDSNEE
- a CDS encoding lipopolysaccharide assembly protein LapB, producing the protein MNLKSLLLLAAIGTVSTSVSFAQTGNVKKAKSALAKFQELKDAGTVQLGISNLKSAKEAIDAAVVNDKTKDNAEAWTVYALVNANLSTIDKSSELAKLAEDGIARAKQLDTDGANKANITVAEQILGQYNFNLGAEAYQAQKYAESYSSFTKALTYLPGDTLVTYYSGVAALSNKDYKNAVERYKELIPRKDFSSHKTIMVDLPKLYLSMQDTTSALEYAKKAAEAYPDDNAAMTQNIELNLITGHEKETIDAITAQLAKDPNNKSLNYYLGIAQSSAKNEDAAVAAYKKALEIDPNFFEANTNLAITLMNKTREKLNVVNNNRKLTQAQYDAELNKIKAELKPVLPYLEKAVSLQPKNVDALTNLKNYYIFMQDEAKTAEINAKIKEVE
- a CDS encoding FKBP-type peptidyl-prolyl cis-trans isomerase encodes the protein MVQRKKNKLSLAALAEKNLEAGKVFLEKYAQQEGAVVCASGLHYKVLTKGAGQIPKKSAKVICHYKGELLDGTVFDSSYKRKRPETFYINELIVGWQEAISMMPVGSIWEVCLPPKLAYGKEELLPRKGGECTLIFQIELIAILA
- the coaA gene encoding type I pantothenate kinase translates to MQLDPQIAIDSPFRSIKREDWKNLNGKVLYNFSVEDLENLHALNEPLTNQEIEEVYFPLSHLLEIHIDRFQSLHQRTNRFFGKEESKLPYIIGIAGSVAVGKSTTARVLQRVLSLLPSKPKVDLVTTDGFLYPNQQLIERGILNRKGFPESYDAKRLIHFLSAVKSGAPKIAVPVYSHLVYDVLPDEQQQVIEQPDILIVEGINVLQVNSQRPRKGHSVFVSDFFDYSIYVHASEKNLIEWYTNRFESLRATAFQNPASFFHKYANMTADESHTMAVNIWNEINKPNLLKNILPTRYRADLILEKGSHHFVKNVKVRKI
- a CDS encoding OsmC family protein, with translation MDNEVIVSIGKTPYTTTVQYGKHQITVDEPEDVGGEDQGINPTPLLLSSLGSCKAITVKMYADRKNWPLEEVLVRLSYEVQTSEQQQTTYIQCFISFKGDLDEVQKQRLFKIAEKCPVHKILSNPIVITSNHL
- a CDS encoding OsmC family protein yields the protein MRRKATAQWNGNLKEGKGSLTTDSTALDHTQYSFSTRFENGIGTNPEELLAAAHAGCFTMQLSAYLSESGFVPEELTTVSTIVFENGSIVRSELELKGKVPTITEAEFQTIAHKAKENCPVSKAFSFEKTLDAKLL
- a CDS encoding mechanosensitive ion channel domain-containing protein, with protein sequence MTKPISISFIVRIILLIALTASFVQFETFYMQREVIRNMAYGLNTFLTASVLISIGHFILVKLYNSRNQQQVVRGNFVLGITRVATVGNVFFIIVSLMIAVGINPKDFITSMTIVAMAIAVIFREYITNMISGLIIMFSDQFSVGDRIKIGEYQGKIVDITLANLVVRDEDDDAVMIPNNLVFTATLVNKTSQKSNKIVVKFELPIDRSFSVAELEQYLSPLFQKNPNLDHSQGFTIKVADMTKDYIKYKVEVSTISSSNKIHQQVQSNILNEILQFTRMQG
- a CDS encoding methylglyoxal synthase → MKKTIALIAHDGKKPEMVAFVKDHQELLERANIIATGTTGSYVRQTGLPVELKLSGPMGGDAQIAALAAERKVDGIIFFRDPLGKHAHEPDIQMLMRVCDLYNVPLATNPATGSLIIEGLLEDVES